The window GTAGTAGCTGGTTATTAAAGGGTTGGACCAGTCGTTTAGAGACAGTCTTGAAGGATAGATATCAATTCGTTAACTGCTCATTTTTGGGAGCGGATGTTACTAGTATTATCAGTAAATTTCCGCGCCTTATTTCCCAAGAACAACCAGATATAGTAATTATCTCTCTTTCTTTGGGCAATGAGGGACTCGCTCACTGTCCACGGGAACAACAACAAGCCCTCAGACAAAGGTTTGAAACGGGCTTACAAGAATTAATTAGCATGACGAGAGCTCTCGGGGCTTATCCTATTCTAGGAGGAGTATATCCTCACGGAGAATACAATCTAGAGCATTATTTGGTCTTACAACAGACGCGGGCTGAAATGTTCACTTGGGGAGTACCCGTGATAGACTGGTTCCCACTTCTCCACGATGGTATAGGACGCTGGAAAAAAGGCATTTATTTCGACCCCGCTCATCCCAATAGCGAAGGACATCGATTAATGTACGAGGCGATCAATTTGAGTCTGTTTGACTTGAATTACCCCCAAATCCAACAACAGGCGATCGCTCCACCCATTTCAGAAATAACCATCCCTATAGAAGACGAGAATCTCTCTCTCTCAATCGACCTCAATCAGCAACGGGTACGCTTTACCAACTCAGGGACCTATTCTTACACTATCACTCCTACCTGGGAAGCGCTACAAGATAAGCTTCGTAATCGAGGGATCTTAAAGCACAGCATATATCTGGAAAAAAGTAAGGGACCAACTCAATGGTCCTTTTTTTCTATACAACAAGAGGGTTTGATTGAAACCCCCCTAGAAATTCCCCCAGGAAACAGCCTCGAGTACATCGAGGTTTCTCAATTTTTAAAAGTAAATTCTCTACCAATTATCTTTGAGAATGAAGATTTAATCATTTTTAAAGCTAATACCCAACTAGTGGGCATCATCAATCAGTCTTATCATACTTACAATATCCATCCTATGTGGCAAGAGGTACGCTCAGCTCTCAAAAGCATGAACGAGGGTGTTTATCAAGACCCAATTGACCCTCATACTCCATTTAGGACGATGATGATTGGCGCTCATGGCTTAGAAAGTCGCGTCAAAGTGCCAGGGCGAACAGTAGTATATTTTCAGTACCAATGCCAACTTGAGCAAGTCCAGCGTGTAGGGATTATCCCTCTAGGCGATCGCTGCGCGGTACGGATGCTATTGTACAAACTAGAGTATGATGGACCAGCATTTCCCTTTGATTTAACCAGGACAACGGATCTCGCCGATGTAGCCGATATCATTGCCAATGACTTTCAAGATATGTGGAATCCTCATTTTTTGCATTACAATCACGACGAGAAGCGCATTTATCATACTCGGTGGTCGGGTTTATCTTTTGCTCACGAAGTAGAAGACTCTGACAACCCTCTCCACGATATGACCCCTATTTGGGCACGTATGCGGACTCGCTATAGCGCTCGTTCTGAACGCTTCTGGTACGCTATAGACAAATCTGACCAACTTTTATTCGTGCGTACGGGATTTTTTACACCCCCTAAGGTGACGGATTTAGTTAGTAAATTAGCTACTAAATGCCAAGGAAAACCCTTCCGTCTTTTATTGCTCTCTCCCCAATCCTCCGGTGATGTACCAGTTCTTCCTAATGTTTATCACTACGCTCTCGAATTCAATCCGGACCGAATGTACGAGAACTTAGAATACTGGTGGGATTGTACCAGATTAATGGCAGAGATCTTAGCTCAACTAGGAATTTCCACTAAAAACTTGTTTTGGTGTCCACCCGATGTACCTAAAGCCGTATCCTGTTAAGAAATGTTAAAAATAACCCTTGTTGTTACATAATTTAAAGATATAGGGGATTTTTGACAAGAACTCACCAATACTGCGGTAGACTAGCCTTTGATCCGAAATATTAATAACTAAGGTTACTTTAAATAAGGAGTCAAAATTCAATGTCTCATAGTGTCAAAATTTACGATACCTGTATTGGTTGCACTCAATGTGTTCGCGCTTGTCCTCTAGACGTCTTAGAAATGGTTCCTTGGGACGGATGTAAAGCAGCACAAATAGCTTCTTCTCCTCGGACAGAAGACTGCATTGGCTGCAAACGATGTGAAACTGCTTGTCCTACAGATTTCTTAAGCGTGCGTGTTTATCTTGGAGCTGAAACAACTCGTAGCATGGGA is drawn from Gloeocapsa sp. PCC 73106 and contains these coding sequences:
- a CDS encoding DUF1796 family putative cysteine peptidase, producing the protein MYRFQVTAPTKVGEFIALVGSTPALGQWDITRCVRLQTDGDRYPLWWTELAITTSPLKEEKIEYKYLRLNLYGEVEWEKGKHNRWIPQEYPEQFKAIIIVDDGDFGNPQPYPYGYFDKPIAKSSPTQVTSAPKVMVVGSSVALGCSSWLLKGWTSRLETVLKDRYQFVNCSFLGADVTSIISKFPRLISQEQPDIVIISLSLGNEGLAHCPREQQQALRQRFETGLQELISMTRALGAYPILGGVYPHGEYNLEHYLVLQQTRAEMFTWGVPVIDWFPLLHDGIGRWKKGIYFDPAHPNSEGHRLMYEAINLSLFDLNYPQIQQQAIAPPISEITIPIEDENLSLSIDLNQQRVRFTNSGTYSYTITPTWEALQDKLRNRGILKHSIYLEKSKGPTQWSFFSIQQEGLIETPLEIPPGNSLEYIEVSQFLKVNSLPIIFENEDLIIFKANTQLVGIINQSYHTYNIHPMWQEVRSALKSMNEGVYQDPIDPHTPFRTMMIGAHGLESRVKVPGRTVVYFQYQCQLEQVQRVGIIPLGDRCAVRMLLYKLEYDGPAFPFDLTRTTDLADVADIIANDFQDMWNPHFLHYNHDEKRIYHTRWSGLSFAHEVEDSDNPLHDMTPIWARMRTRYSARSERFWYAIDKSDQLLFVRTGFFTPPKVTDLVSKLATKCQGKPFRLLLLSPQSSGDVPVLPNVYHYALEFNPDRMYENLEYWWDCTRLMAEILAQLGISTKNLFWCPPDVPKAVSC
- the psaC gene encoding photosystem I iron-sulfur center protein PsaC, producing the protein MSHSVKIYDTCIGCTQCVRACPLDVLEMVPWDGCKAAQIASSPRTEDCIGCKRCETACPTDFLSVRVYLGAETTRSMGLAY